From a region of the Thiomicrorhabdus sp. genome:
- a CDS encoding D-sedoheptulose-7-phosphate isomerase — protein sequence MSKPPVIHFKKALAESKTALESVIKQAGLVEDVVKAIQTSVEAGGKVLWLGNGGSAADAQHMAAELMVRYVRNRQPIASIALTTDTSILTAHSNDYDFETVFARQIQGISRPGDVVIAMSTSGNSANVIKAIEMAKQCRCVVVALIGKEPSRMSKEADYCLQVDSQATARIQEAHSFFNHLVCEGLDSLYADFE from the coding sequence ATGTCAAAACCTCCTGTTATTCATTTTAAAAAAGCCTTAGCCGAAAGCAAAACGGCTTTAGAGTCTGTTATAAAACAAGCAGGCCTGGTAGAAGATGTTGTTAAGGCTATACAAACCTCTGTAGAGGCAGGAGGAAAAGTACTATGGTTGGGGAATGGAGGTAGTGCCGCAGATGCTCAGCACATGGCGGCTGAATTAATGGTGCGTTATGTAAGAAATAGGCAACCAATTGCCTCTATTGCCTTAACCACTGATACCTCAATCTTAACAGCACACTCTAATGACTATGATTTTGAAACGGTTTTTGCCCGACAAATTCAAGGAATTAGCAGGCCTGGTGATGTGGTTATTGCAATGTCCACATCAGGCAATAGTGCCAATGTAATTAAAGCTATAGAGATGGCAAAACAGTGCCGTTGTGTTGTTGTGGCTTTAATTGGTAAAGAGCCTAGTCGAATGAGTAAAGAGGCAGACTACTGCTTACAGGTTGATTCTCAAGCAACCGCACGAATTCAAGAAGCCCATAGCTTTTTTAATCATCTAGTTTGTGAGGGATTGGATTCACTCTATGCTGACTTTGAGTAA
- a CDS encoding glucokinase — MIYLAGDIGGTKALLQLIQISPNRVVQNSEFFKPDQVIGEQRFLCCEFDSLESIISTFLSSLKNIDLQNNQIESACFGLPGPVSGRVVELTNLPWVVNADLIEQACNIKQVLFVNDFYAAALGVEALTSEEKFPLYQPENTSIEKIQKPSNNPSFIGNRLVIGAGTGLGVAPIFYDGNNYLPQSSEGGHFDFAPISETQQILLNWLWQKWQHVSYERVLSGPGLETLYEFFLLHDLPNTYSQTSSQKLHKNKVFNQLNKELGLPFAYESFRDGAKSPIKTLSAPDIHKLSESGDIVAIKAITELVTIYGAFVGAAALLWNAPGGIYLAGGIALKIKNWMQSDFFVNAFLEKGRMSKVTKKMPIFLVTNESLGLRGAMQAARKMTE; from the coding sequence ATGATTTATTTGGCGGGAGACATTGGAGGAACAAAAGCGTTACTTCAATTGATACAAATTTCGCCAAATAGAGTTGTGCAAAACAGCGAATTTTTTAAACCTGATCAAGTTATTGGTGAACAGCGGTTTCTTTGCTGTGAGTTCGATTCACTAGAGTCAATCATCTCTACATTTCTCTCTTCTCTTAAAAATATCGATTTACAAAATAATCAAATTGAATCTGCTTGTTTTGGTTTACCAGGCCCAGTAAGTGGAAGAGTGGTTGAATTGACCAACTTACCTTGGGTTGTGAATGCGGATTTAATTGAACAGGCTTGTAATATTAAGCAGGTTCTTTTTGTAAATGATTTTTACGCCGCTGCTTTAGGGGTAGAAGCTTTAACCAGTGAAGAAAAGTTCCCACTTTATCAACCTGAAAATACTTCAATTGAAAAGATTCAAAAACCGAGCAATAACCCAAGCTTTATAGGTAATCGCTTAGTTATCGGAGCAGGGACTGGTTTGGGAGTTGCTCCGATATTTTATGACGGTAACAATTACCTGCCGCAAAGCTCTGAAGGTGGGCATTTTGATTTTGCCCCTATTTCTGAAACTCAACAAATATTGCTTAACTGGCTTTGGCAAAAATGGCAACATGTTTCTTATGAGCGTGTTCTGTCTGGACCTGGCCTGGAAACTTTATATGAGTTTTTTCTTTTGCATGATTTACCTAATACTTATTCTCAAACAAGTTCACAAAAACTTCATAAAAATAAGGTTTTTAACCAACTAAATAAAGAGTTAGGCTTACCTTTTGCATATGAAAGTTTTAGAGATGGTGCGAAATCACCAATAAAAACACTCTCAGCCCCCGATATTCATAAACTTTCAGAGTCTGGTGATATTGTTGCAATTAAAGCAATTACTGAATTAGTGACCATCTATGGTGCTTTTGTTGGTGCGGCTGCACTGCTTTGGAACGCTCCAGGTGGAATTTATCTTGCAGGTGGTATAGCTTTGAAGATTAAAAACTGGATGCAATCTGATTTTTTTGTTAATGCCTTTTTAGAAAAAGGGCGAATGTCCAAAGTGACAAAAAAAATGCCTATATTTTTGGTTACCAACGAGAGCCTAGGCCTTAGAGGAGCCATGCAAGCGGCAAGAAAGATGACTGAATAA
- the hldE gene encoding bifunctional D-glycero-beta-D-manno-heptose-7-phosphate kinase/D-glycero-beta-D-manno-heptose 1-phosphate adenylyltransferase HldE, with amino-acid sequence MHDFSQSKILVVGDVMLDQYWNGRAGRISPEAPVPVVKVANEEMRAGGAANVALNVAALGAKACLLGVIGQTEEGGQDQHGQQLTHLMHQAGVKTDWSLSPSGTICKLRVLSHHQQLIRMDFEEPVPEVPAQVLVDLVKKHIADYDVLVLSDYAKGALQFVEQMIAVAIEANVPVLVDPKGLDFSRYQSATLIKPNQSEFEAIVGQAVDDDAVVEKASKLIDDLSLQALLVTRSEHGMALITQKDTPYLLKSRAQEVYDVTGAGDTVMAALATGFASGLSLQNSVHLANQAASVVVRKVGTSTVSKAELDEAIKADMRHKGYVAMNEDELLELVKLSQKNGEKVVFTNGCFDLLHSGHVRYLNEAAKLGERLIIAVNSDESVKKLKGDSRPIVGVDGRMELLSALSCVDWVVSFNEETPERLICKLLPDVLVKGGDYKPEEIAGAQCVWDAGGQVEILSFWDGYSTSKLVDKIQTD; translated from the coding sequence ATGCACGACTTTTCACAATCTAAAATCCTTGTTGTTGGGGATGTGATGTTGGATCAATATTGGAATGGACGAGCAGGCAGGATTTCACCAGAAGCTCCTGTTCCAGTGGTAAAAGTCGCTAATGAAGAGATGCGAGCCGGCGGAGCGGCTAACGTAGCCTTAAACGTTGCGGCTCTTGGCGCAAAAGCTTGTCTGCTAGGGGTGATTGGTCAAACGGAAGAGGGTGGGCAAGATCAACACGGTCAGCAGTTAACCCATTTAATGCATCAAGCAGGGGTTAAAACAGATTGGTCATTATCTCCAAGTGGCACTATTTGTAAGTTAAGAGTGTTAAGTCATCACCAGCAGCTTATCCGAATGGATTTTGAAGAGCCCGTGCCTGAAGTACCAGCTCAGGTTTTGGTTGATTTAGTTAAAAAGCATATTGCAGATTACGATGTTTTAGTTTTATCGGATTACGCCAAAGGTGCGTTGCAGTTTGTAGAACAAATGATTGCTGTTGCGATTGAAGCTAATGTACCAGTGTTGGTTGATCCAAAAGGATTAGACTTTAGCCGTTACCAAAGTGCGACTTTGATTAAACCAAACCAAAGTGAGTTTGAAGCGATTGTTGGGCAAGCAGTCGATGATGATGCGGTAGTAGAAAAAGCCAGTAAATTAATTGACGATTTATCACTTCAGGCTCTATTGGTGACTCGCAGTGAACACGGTATGGCATTAATTACGCAAAAAGATACACCTTACTTGTTAAAATCAAGAGCTCAAGAGGTGTATGATGTTACAGGGGCTGGCGATACGGTTATGGCGGCTTTAGCCACTGGATTTGCGAGTGGTTTATCTTTACAGAATTCTGTACATTTGGCTAACCAAGCCGCCAGTGTAGTGGTTAGAAAAGTAGGAACATCAACGGTTTCAAAAGCCGAACTAGATGAAGCGATTAAAGCGGATATGCGTCACAAAGGTTATGTGGCCATGAATGAAGATGAACTGTTAGAGTTAGTGAAATTATCCCAAAAAAATGGCGAAAAAGTGGTCTTTACTAACGGTTGCTTTGATCTGTTGCATAGTGGTCATGTTCGTTACTTAAATGAAGCCGCTAAGTTAGGCGAACGTTTAATTATTGCCGTAAATTCTGATGAGTCAGTAAAAAAACTTAAAGGTGACTCTAGACCAATTGTAGGTGTAGATGGCAGAATGGAGTTGTTGTCAGCCTTAAGTTGCGTAGATTGGGTGGTTTCATTTAATGAAGAAACCCCAGAGCGATTGATTTGTAAATTGCTGCCAGATGTTTTGGTAAAAGGCGGCGACTATAAACCAGAAGAAATTGCTGGTGCCCAATGTGTTTGGGATGCAGGTGGACAAGTTGAGATACTCTCTTTTTGGGACGGTTATTCAACCAGTAAGTTGGTCGATAAAATCCAAACAGATTAG